From the genome of Anopheles funestus chromosome 2RL, idAnoFuneDA-416_04, whole genome shotgun sequence:
AGGGAATATGGCCAATTTTagctaaaacaaaagcagGAAAAGACCGGTACGGTAATTTATTCAACGAACGCGTTACAGAGCGTTGttatcattcattcattttataGAACGCTTACATGGTCCTTGGTAATGGCGACCGCTTCTCGTTTCATAACGTCCTTTGCGGAGGCGGTATTTTTGCGATCGATAAACACAACCCCCACGAGGTAGGACGCGATACCGAACGGGAGCATGTAGAACAGTTCCTTCTTTACCACCGGTACGATGTTACGGAACTCTCGTAGCAATCGCGATAGCACtacaaaagagcaaaaaaaacatgaaaggaAATCATTTTGATTGTTCCTGGCTAGGGGGGGAATAAAATGGTCCTCAGTCACCGGGTAGCGATACTTACTCACTATATCGATTGCACTTTGATGATTGAGCAGCACAACGCCACCATTACGAACGTTAATATGTTCCTGTCCTCGGATTTCATACTCCACGCCGAACAGTCGAATAAATGCACATGCCACAATGCCAGGAATTCTAGAAGAATAATGATAGAAAAATGTTACCATTGCATTTGATAAGTTTTTGTTAAGTTTAGGTTTTAAACCCGTTACTCACAGCGCATTCAGTGGCCAGCGAGGTTTGAAAAGAAACAGCGGTATCGGGACGACTAGTACCAGAAATGACATTAGCACGATGATAAACATTTTCGCATGGTACTTAAACGTGTTGGACAGCAGGCTACCAACGACCATGGCCACCACCACCTGAAGCGACAGGCTGTTGAGGAAGACATTCTGAAAAAAAGtgggaaaacaaacgaatgagATGATAAGAACCCATTAGTACAGTGATGTCTATTTTTGGATCTACTggaattttttctctctcacatCACATGGAATAGTACATTTAACGATTGCATTTTTCTTGCCTTTGTAGAGTTTAC
Proteins encoded in this window:
- the LOC125763555 gene encoding 1-acyl-sn-glycerol-3-phosphate acyltransferase alpha-like; the encoded protein is MATLMEGIMIAAMNVFLNSLSLQVVVAMVVGSLLSNTFKYHAKMFIIVLMSFLVLVVPIPLFLFKPRWPLNALIPGIVACAFIRLFGVEYEIRGQEHINVRNGGVVLLNHQSAIDIVMLSRLLREFRNIVPVVKKELFYMLPFGIASYLVGVVFIDRKNTASAKDVMKREAVAITKDHLKLAIFPEGTRHDNDTLLPFKKGSFHVAVDSQSIIQPVIVSKYHFIDHKRKRFGRGRVIIKIMPEIPTKGMTKADVNELTERCQHLMQTEFDALSAEAKQYCHN